A part of Chloroflexota bacterium genomic DNA contains:
- a CDS encoding S41 family peptidase — MNWKRAFTIYFLGLLTFGMAFALGYFVRAQFYPSLSEYPIWNEARQILRVNALYDPPPDPALEYGMIRGMLAVYDDPYTRFVEPARTELDSDNLEGSYGGIGATLERGPEDEIFVYPFPDSPAAEAGVQAGDQLLRVDELVIAAATPIDEVVAALRGPEGDLVTIEIARPTSDSTESFTIQRAAIPLPSVTWRLALEDARLGIIKVNLIAASTAAEIEKAAADLDAQGAHFYALDLRGNGGGLVDAGVEIARLFLTEGDILQEQYRGDDPEIYTVRRPGPLSEIPLVVLVDANTASAAEIVAGALQTRGRAALIGQPTYGKDVIQLAFELSDGSSLHVTAAQWQIPGLDANISAEGLQPDVRVKPGEDGQDTTMLAAVVYFSP; from the coding sequence ATGAACTGGAAACGAGCCTTCACTATTTACTTCCTCGGCCTGCTGACCTTCGGGATGGCCTTCGCTTTGGGCTATTTCGTCCGCGCCCAATTCTACCCCAGCCTGAGCGAATATCCCATCTGGAACGAAGCCCGCCAAATTTTACGCGTCAACGCCCTCTACGACCCGCCCCCCGATCCGGCGCTGGAATACGGCATGATCCGTGGTATGCTGGCCGTCTATGACGATCCTTACACACGTTTTGTCGAGCCAGCCCGCACCGAACTCGATAGCGACAATCTCGAAGGCAGCTATGGCGGCATCGGCGCGACGCTGGAACGCGGCCCGGAAGACGAGATTTTTGTCTACCCCTTCCCGGATAGCCCTGCGGCGGAGGCCGGTGTGCAGGCTGGCGACCAACTGCTGCGCGTGGATGAGTTGGTCATCGCCGCGGCGACTCCCATAGACGAAGTGGTGGCTGCCTTACGCGGCCCGGAGGGTGATCTGGTGACAATTGAGATTGCCCGCCCCACAAGTGATTCCACCGAATCATTTACCATCCAACGCGCCGCCATTCCCCTACCCTCCGTCACCTGGCGCCTGGCGCTCGAAGATGCGCGCCTGGGAATCATCAAGGTCAACCTGATCGCTGCCAGCACCGCCGCAGAGATCGAAAAAGCAGCCGCCGATCTCGACGCTCAAGGCGCGCATTTTTACGCCCTCGACCTGCGCGGCAACGGCGGCGGTCTGGTGGATGCGGGCGTCGAAATTGCGCGCCTATTCCTGACCGAGGGCGATATTCTGCAAGAGCAGTACCGCGGCGACGACCCCGAAATCTACACTGTGCGTCGTCCTGGCCCTTTGAGCGAAATACCCCTGGTGGTGCTGGTGGACGCGAATACAGCCAGTGCAGCCGAAATCGTTGCCGGGGCACTGCAAACCCGAGGGCGCGCCGCACTGATCGGCCAGCCTACCTACGGAAAGGATGTCATCCAACTGGCCTTTGAACTCAGCGATGGCTCCAGCCTGCATGTCACCGCCGCCCAATGGCAAATTCCCGGTCTGGATGCCAATATCAGCGCCGAAGGCCTGCAACCGGATGTGCGCGTAAAACCCGGCGAAGATGGGCAAGATACGACCATGCTTGCTGCGGTGGTGTATTTCAGCCCCTGA